From Roseateles sp. SL47:
CCCCCACGCCCGCCGCGATCCGGACGCAGGCCGCGGAGGTGGCTGCCACGTCATCGCCCGCGCCAGCCACTGAAGCCGCTCCTCGCAAGAGCTGGATGGACAAGCTCCGCCAAGGTCTGCGAAAGACCGGTTCGAGCATCGCCCAGGTCTTCACCGGCACGCAGATCGACGACGCGCTGTACGAAGAGCTGGAGGCCGCCCTGCTGATGGCCGACGCGGGCGTCAAGGCCACCGAGTTCCTGCTTCAGGACCTCAAGCGCCGGGTCAAGGAATCCAAGGCCACCGACCCCGCTGCGGTCCGCCTGCTGCTGGTGGACGCGCTCACCGAACTGCTCCAGCCTTTGCAGCGCCAGTTGGTCATCGGCGAGCACAGCCCCACCGTGATGATGGTGGTCGGGGTGAACGGCGCCGGCAAGACGACCAGCATTGGCAAGCTCACCCGCCATCTCGCGGACGCAGAAGCCAATGTCCTGCTCGCCGCTGCCGACACCTTCCGCGCTGCGGCCCGCGAGCAGTTGTCCGTCTGGGCTGACCGCAATCGTGTGCAGATTGTCAGCCAGGAAGGGGGCGACCCGTCCGCCGTCACCTTCGACGCCGTGGTCGCCGGCCGTTCTCGCGGCGCCGATGTGGTGATCGCGGACACCGCCGGCCGCCTGCCCACGCAGCTCCACTTGATGGAAGAGCTGAAGAAGATCAAACGGGTGATCAACAAGGCGCAGGAAGGTGCGCCGCACGAGGTGCTGCTGGTGGTGGACGGCAACACCGGCCAGAACGCGCTGACGCAGGTGAAGGCTTTTGACGAGGCCCTGGGCCTCACCGCGTTGATCGTCACCAAGCTCGACGGCACCGCCAAGGGTGGGGTGCTGGCCGCCATCGCGCGTGAGCGGCCCGTGCCGGTGTATTTCATCGGCGTGGGCGAGAAGCTGGAAGACCTCCAGACCTTTGACGCACGGGAATTTGCACAGGCGCTGCTGGAATAAGCGCAG
This genomic window contains:
- the ftsY gene encoding signal recognition particle-docking protein FtsY; protein product: MFSFIKKKLGFGSDPTPASPPAATPAPEPTPAPAPASPLSPSAAPTPAPQSAPSPAATPPAPAFELRDQPARVPPTTPAPTPAAIRTQAAEVAATSSPAPATEAAPRKSWMDKLRQGLRKTGSSIAQVFTGTQIDDALYEELEAALLMADAGVKATEFLLQDLKRRVKESKATDPAAVRLLLVDALTELLQPLQRQLVIGEHSPTVMMVVGVNGAGKTTSIGKLTRHLADAEANVLLAAADTFRAAAREQLSVWADRNRVQIVSQEGGDPSAVTFDAVVAGRSRGADVVIADTAGRLPTQLHLMEELKKIKRVINKAQEGAPHEVLLVVDGNTGQNALTQVKAFDEALGLTALIVTKLDGTAKGGVLAAIARERPVPVYFIGVGEKLEDLQTFDAREFAQALLE